Proteins encoded by one window of Microcoleus sp. FACHB-68:
- a CDS encoding SDR family NAD(P)-dependent oxidoreductase — translation MQLADKVALITGAGSGIGEAAAKLLAKEGAKVAALGRTEDELKEVVEQIQQSGGEAMPVIADISEADKMQQAYQQVAEKWGRLDIVFANAGINGVWAPIEELKPEEWEKTIKINLTGTFFTVKYAVPYLKKQGGSVIITSSINGTRVFSNTGATAYSSTKAGQVAFAKMVALELAEHQVRVNVICPGAISTSIDQNTQQRNIDSVKEPVEFPEGQIPLTDGKPGTSEQVAQLVLFFASEASSHITGTEMWIDGGQSLLLG, via the coding sequence ATGCAACTCGCAGATAAAGTAGCGCTCATTACCGGCGCAGGCTCTGGGATTGGTGAAGCCGCTGCAAAATTGCTCGCCAAAGAAGGCGCAAAGGTGGCAGCGCTGGGGCGCACAGAGGATGAATTGAAAGAAGTGGTTGAGCAGATTCAGCAAAGCGGCGGCGAAGCAATGCCGGTGATTGCTGATATTTCGGAAGCCGATAAGATGCAACAAGCTTATCAACAAGTTGCCGAGAAGTGGGGCCGGCTCGATATTGTTTTTGCAAATGCCGGCATTAATGGTGTTTGGGCACCCATCGAAGAATTAAAACCTGAAGAATGGGAAAAAACGATTAAAATTAACCTCACCGGCACATTTTTTACGGTTAAATATGCGGTGCCTTATCTTAAAAAACAAGGCGGTTCTGTTATCATCACTTCTTCAATTAATGGCACTCGCGTCTTCAGCAACACTGGCGCAACCGCTTATTCCTCCACCAAAGCCGGTCAAGTCGCTTTTGCAAAAATGGTTGCACTCGAACTGGCTGAACACCAAGTTCGCGTCAATGTGATTTGTCCGGGTGCCATTAGCACCAGTATTGATCAAAATACACAGCAGCGTAATATCGACTCTGTAAAAGAGCCGGTGGAGTTTCCCGAAGGTCAAATTCCCCTAACAGATGGCAAACCAGGAACCTCAGAACAAGTCGCACAATTAGTGCTATTCTTCGCCTCCGAAGCTTCCAGCCACATCACCGGCACTGAAATGTGGATCGATGGTGGCCAATCTTTGCTACTAGGCTAA
- a CDS encoding YhjD/YihY/BrkB family envelope integrity protein, translated as MKIDIIGLLKQTFVEWQEDKASRLAAALSYYTAFSLAPLLIIVIAIVALVFGQDAAEGEIVGQIKGLVGKEGAEAIQTMINNSRKPTEGTIATIISVAILLFGATNVFNQLQESLNTIWEVAPKPGRGVKGIIKDRFPSFAMVLGIGFLLLVSLVVSAGLTALSNYLGHLVPNLSVVWRVVNFLFSFGVITLLFAMIYRVLPDAKIAWGDVWIGAAITSLLFTIGKSLIGLYLGNSSVGSTYGAAGSFVVLLLWVNYSAQILFFGAEFTQVYANKYGSRIVPSKNALPLTEKARAGEGIPRTSYMEIASAQDDEKQAAHKNRGAGENRVSREETDDTPEYQPVKKKPPHPAAIALSVMIGAYRSGTKLLGINKNRR; from the coding sequence GTGAAAATTGACATAATCGGGCTGCTCAAACAAACCTTTGTGGAGTGGCAAGAAGATAAAGCGTCGCGGCTGGCGGCAGCGCTGTCTTATTACACCGCTTTTTCCCTTGCGCCGCTATTGATTATCGTCATTGCGATTGTCGCTTTGGTCTTTGGCCAAGATGCAGCGGAAGGTGAAATTGTCGGACAAATTAAAGGTTTGGTTGGCAAGGAGGGTGCAGAAGCAATCCAAACCATGATTAACAATTCCCGTAAGCCGACTGAAGGCACAATTGCCACGATTATCAGTGTGGCTATTCTATTATTTGGTGCCACCAACGTCTTCAACCAACTGCAGGAATCTCTCAACACCATTTGGGAAGTTGCACCGAAGCCAGGGCGAGGCGTTAAAGGCATTATAAAAGACCGTTTTCCATCCTTCGCAATGGTACTGGGAATTGGGTTTTTACTGCTGGTTTCACTGGTTGTCAGCGCTGGACTTACGGCACTCAGTAATTATTTAGGTCATCTTGTACCCAACCTCAGTGTTGTGTGGCGAGTGGTTAACTTTCTGTTTTCCTTCGGTGTTATCACACTGCTGTTTGCGATGATTTACAGAGTCTTGCCAGACGCTAAAATTGCCTGGGGTGATGTTTGGATTGGGGCAGCGATCACTTCTCTGCTATTTACAATAGGTAAATCTTTAATTGGGTTGTATTTAGGAAATAGCAGCGTCGGTTCAACTTATGGGGCAGCCGGCTCGTTTGTTGTGCTGCTACTGTGGGTTAATTATTCCGCGCAAATTCTATTTTTTGGTGCTGAATTTACGCAGGTTTATGCAAATAAATACGGCTCCAGAATTGTGCCAAGTAAAAATGCTTTGCCCCTCACGGAAAAGGCTAGAGCCGGCGAAGGAATTCCCCGCACAAGTTATATGGAGATAGCTAGCGCCCAAGACGATGAGAAGCAAGCTGCCCATAAAAACCGAGGTGCCGGCGAGAACCGAGTTTCCAGAGAAGAAACTGATGATACGCCTGAGTATCAGCCGGTGAAGAAAAAGCCCCCACATCCGGCAGCCATTGCCCTGAGTGTGATGATTGGTGCTTATCGCAGCGGGACGAAGCTGTTGGGAATCAACAAAAATCGCCGGTAA